The Actinomyces sp. oral taxon 414 genome has a segment encoding these proteins:
- a CDS encoding uracil-xanthine permease family protein, which translates to MSSSRRPAFRGWRLHGDGRSIAPGEVVAPDERLTWPRTIGIGVQHVIVMFGATFLVPLLTGFDPATTLFFTGAGTLLFLAITAGRLPSYLGSSFALIAPIGAVTGYMAGGGGAIDAHRAALAQGGVVSAGAALLLVGVVVHLAGAGWIDRLMPPIVTGAIVSLIGFNLAPSAWNNVKSAPVTALVTIVSILLITVLFKGMIGRLAILIGVLIGYATAVARGEVDFSAIAGAGWVGAPAFRAPAFDAGLLGLFIPVVLVLVAENIGHVKSVSAMTGEDLDDVTGRALLADGLSTVLAGTGGGSGTTTYAENIGVMAATRVYSTAAYVVAALTALGLSMLPKFGQVIATIPAGVLGGAATILYGMIGMLGVRIWVQNRVDFSDPVNLNTAAVAMVVAIADYTWHWGEMVFTGIALGSVAAVVVYHLMRRISTLRGTNLEQASPASAPAGTELEGPAYSGRVRRPGAAS; encoded by the coding sequence GTGTCATCCTCCCGCCGACCCGCCTTCCGCGGCTGGCGCCTCCACGGCGACGGCCGGTCCATCGCCCCGGGCGAGGTCGTCGCCCCCGACGAGCGCCTGACCTGGCCGCGCACCATCGGCATCGGTGTTCAGCACGTCATCGTCATGTTCGGCGCGACCTTCCTGGTCCCGCTGCTCACCGGCTTCGACCCGGCGACGACGCTGTTCTTCACCGGGGCCGGCACCCTGCTGTTCCTGGCGATCACGGCCGGGCGCCTGCCCAGCTACCTGGGGAGCTCCTTCGCCCTCATCGCCCCCATCGGCGCGGTCACCGGGTACATGGCCGGGGGTGGGGGCGCCATCGACGCCCACCGAGCCGCCCTGGCCCAGGGCGGGGTGGTGTCGGCCGGGGCCGCCCTGCTCCTGGTGGGCGTCGTCGTACACCTGGCCGGGGCCGGCTGGATCGACCGGCTCATGCCGCCGATCGTCACCGGGGCGATCGTGTCCCTCATTGGCTTCAACCTGGCGCCCAGCGCCTGGAACAACGTCAAGTCCGCGCCCGTCACCGCGCTGGTGACCATTGTGTCGATCCTGCTGATCACCGTGCTGTTCAAAGGCATGATCGGGCGCCTGGCCATTCTCATCGGCGTGCTCATCGGCTACGCCACCGCGGTGGCGCGCGGCGAGGTCGACTTCTCCGCCATTGCGGGGGCCGGCTGGGTGGGGGCGCCGGCCTTCCGCGCGCCCGCCTTCGACGCGGGCCTGCTGGGCCTGTTCATCCCCGTGGTGCTCGTGCTGGTCGCCGAGAACATCGGGCACGTCAAGTCCGTGTCCGCCATGACGGGGGAGGATCTCGACGACGTCACCGGCCGCGCCCTGCTGGCCGACGGGCTGTCCACCGTGCTCGCCGGGACCGGCGGCGGCTCGGGCACCACCACCTACGCCGAGAACATCGGCGTCATGGCCGCCACCCGCGTCTACTCCACGGCCGCCTACGTCGTCGCCGCCCTCACGGCGCTGGGCCTGTCCATGCTGCCCAAGTTCGGCCAGGTCATCGCCACCATCCCCGCCGGGGTGCTCGGCGGGGCGGCCACGATCCTCTACGGCATGATCGGCATGCTCGGCGTGCGCATCTGGGTGCAGAACCGCGTGGACTTCTCCGACCCGGTCAATCTCAATACGGCGGCCGTGGCCATGGTGGTCGCCATCGCCGACTACACCTGGCACTGGGGCGAGATGGTCTTCACCGGCATCGCCCTGGGGTCGGTGGCCGCCGTCGTCGTCTACCACCTCATGCGCCGGATCTCGACGCTGCGCGGCACGAACCTGGAGCAGGCCTCGCCGGCCTCGGCGCCCGCGGGCACCGAGCTGGAGGGGCCGGCCTACTCCGGGCGCGTCCGCCGCCCCGGGGCGGCGTCCTGA
- a CDS encoding LytR C-terminal domain-containing protein, whose amino-acid sequence MSSSADPRAAYRRRLQHRQTTVIGGTLAIMAIVTVVCLMIWTGMLPTPDPGFSEKEKPTAEAQPCPPADAVTSEIVSIPVNVYNGTDSAGLASTVADVLTDAGMTVGAVTDWPRGTYDGDVLITSSEAGLTNAYTLGRAFSGTVTVRIDENTDASDTTVSVVLGSEYEHTILTSGEIGQLAVGQPITAPAGCVAVTSAPSAAG is encoded by the coding sequence GTGAGCAGCTCCGCAGACCCCCGTGCCGCCTACCGACGTCGGCTTCAGCACCGCCAAACCACCGTCATCGGTGGCACCCTCGCGATCATGGCCATTGTGACGGTGGTCTGCCTCATGATCTGGACGGGCATGCTACCAACCCCCGACCCGGGCTTCTCCGAGAAGGAGAAGCCGACCGCCGAGGCCCAGCCCTGCCCGCCCGCCGACGCCGTCACATCCGAAATCGTCTCCATCCCCGTCAATGTCTACAACGGCACAGACTCCGCCGGCCTGGCCAGCACCGTCGCCGACGTCCTCACCGACGCCGGTATGACCGTGGGGGCGGTCACCGACTGGCCGCGCGGCACCTACGACGGCGACGTGCTCATCACCTCCTCCGAGGCGGGCCTGACCAACGCCTACACCCTCGGCCGGGCCTTCTCCGGCACCGTCACTGTCAGGATCGACGAGAATACCGACGCCTCCGACACCACGGTCAGCGTTGTCCTCGGCTCGGAGTACGAGCACACGATCCTCACGTCCGGCGAGATCGGTCAGCTCGCCGTGGGCCAGCCGATCACCGCGCCCGCGGGCTGCGTAGCCGTCACCTCCGCCCCGAGCGCCGCGGGCTGA
- a CDS encoding IS256 family transposase yields MPSHQSAVSTLIREVLADPDLAHDEVFRRLLQAGLQDLVDAEAAAVIGAQRYERTPERTNRRNGKRLKTVATTAGEVELAIPKLRTGSFFPSLLHPRRRVDKALYAVICQAWIEGVSTRKVDDLVKALGNESGISRSTVSRICKDIDEGVKEFLARSLDHTWFPYLFVDATYLDVRVGHRVVCRALVVATGVSAEGRREILGMALGDAETVDFWTSFLRSLRERGLKVPSPEDPTGVVLVTSDAHAGIRAAVRAILPGASWQRCRVHFARNITSRLGSARSKPVNALVSTIFAQTSQEAVAAQYKHVIDALRDPFPEIARMLIDAEPDLTAFAAFPREHWTKIWSNNPIERLNREIKRRADVVQVFPNSESVTRLIGSVLLEQHEEWQYGERRYLSQTSLRHLTDMLHTDNSTDGAGGRPALPPITT; encoded by the coding sequence ATGCCCAGTCACCAGTCTGCCGTGTCCACGCTGATCCGGGAAGTCCTGGCCGACCCCGATCTTGCTCACGACGAGGTCTTCCGGCGCCTGCTCCAGGCCGGGTTGCAGGACCTGGTCGACGCCGAGGCCGCCGCCGTGATCGGCGCGCAGCGCTACGAGCGCACGCCGGAGCGCACCAACAGGCGCAACGGCAAGCGCCTCAAGACGGTGGCCACCACCGCCGGGGAGGTCGAGCTCGCCATCCCCAAGCTTCGGACCGGGTCGTTCTTCCCGTCCCTGCTCCACCCCCGCCGGCGGGTGGACAAGGCCCTGTACGCGGTGATCTGCCAGGCGTGGATCGAGGGCGTGTCCACGCGCAAGGTCGACGACCTCGTCAAGGCCCTGGGCAACGAGTCGGGCATCAGCCGCTCCACGGTCTCAAGGATCTGCAAGGACATCGACGAGGGGGTCAAGGAGTTCCTCGCCCGGTCGCTGGATCACACCTGGTTCCCCTACCTGTTCGTCGACGCCACCTACCTGGACGTGAGAGTGGGGCACCGGGTGGTCTGCCGGGCGCTGGTGGTGGCCACCGGCGTGTCGGCCGAAGGCCGCCGGGAGATCCTGGGAATGGCCCTGGGGGACGCCGAGACGGTCGACTTCTGGACGTCCTTCCTGCGGTCCCTGCGAGAGCGGGGGCTCAAGGTCCCCTCCCCGGAGGATCCCACCGGGGTCGTGCTGGTCACCAGTGACGCGCACGCCGGCATCAGGGCCGCGGTCAGGGCGATCCTTCCCGGGGCGTCCTGGCAGCGCTGCCGCGTCCACTTCGCCCGCAACATCACCTCCCGGCTCGGTTCGGCCCGATCCAAGCCGGTCAACGCCCTGGTCTCCACGATCTTCGCCCAGACCAGTCAGGAGGCCGTGGCGGCCCAGTACAAGCACGTCATCGACGCCTTGAGGGACCCGTTCCCCGAGATCGCCCGGATGCTGATCGACGCCGAGCCGGACCTGACGGCCTTCGCGGCCTTCCCCCGGGAGCACTGGACCAAGATCTGGTCCAACAACCCCATCGAGCGGCTCAACCGGGAGATCAAGCGCCGCGCCGATGTGGTCCAGGTCTTCCCCAACAGCGAGTCCGTCACCCGCCTGATCGGATCCGTCCTGTTGGAGCAGCACGAGGAGTGGCAGTACGGCGAACGCCGCTACCTCTCCCAGACCTCACTGCGACACCTGACCGACATGCTCCACACCGACAACAGCACCGACGGCGCCGGCGGCCGCCCCGCCCTGCCCCCCATCACCACCTGA
- a CDS encoding ATP-binding protein, which produces MVGFLSLARLGVGLAVFLLRASDAVLDPSPGGVAAVIGEARTGWRDIAALKGRRGAVDSFGERIASRLEAEVADARRRCEEQRVDAGLLRGAVTEVEVLLGDLAKDNDVVVAAVRNPDDFGEVIRGRVQEHHRKVEAEAEPFFDALMRAVTGEFVRLAPGSANFRIGALRQLLDGVDAVRGELKMIKIGQEKQTAHFDGRFDRLEDAISRPVLRRPSRIRLGSRPMKVSGFVERREQEGLFEAVLSGASGRTVLTGMRGSGKSQLATAVAARCEKEDWPLVAWVPAGSREAVLSGIAELGLELGVRAEDGPSREVITQRCLTALASAEESNRLIVFDDVENPDDLAGFVPRGEGVRVLVTTTRLADWEHDGWAHIPVGVFEREQSIGILLDRTGRPDREAADIGHRGGECRRRGPGRSSGRGRAGRGDSEARPVHSGGLPRHAQADHAGGRRPASGGG; this is translated from the coding sequence ATGGTCGGTTTTCTCTCCCTGGCCCGGCTCGGTGTCGGTCTGGCCGTGTTCCTGCTGCGGGCCTCGGATGCGGTCTTGGATCCGTCACCCGGCGGTGTGGCTGCGGTGATCGGGGAGGCGCGCACGGGCTGGCGCGACATCGCCGCTCTCAAAGGGCGAAGGGGGGCGGTCGACTCCTTCGGCGAGCGGATCGCCTCGCGCCTGGAGGCCGAGGTCGCGGATGCTCGGCGCCGGTGCGAGGAGCAGCGCGTTGACGCCGGCCTGCTGCGGGGCGCGGTGACCGAGGTCGAGGTCCTCCTGGGCGATCTGGCGAAGGATAACGACGTCGTCGTGGCCGCCGTGCGGAATCCTGATGACTTCGGGGAGGTCATCCGCGGGCGGGTTCAGGAACACCATCGGAAGGTGGAGGCGGAGGCCGAGCCCTTCTTCGACGCGCTCATGCGGGCCGTCACTGGGGAGTTCGTGCGCCTGGCGCCGGGATCGGCGAACTTCCGGATCGGGGCCCTCCGGCAGCTGCTCGACGGTGTCGATGCGGTTCGGGGCGAGCTCAAGATGATCAAGATCGGGCAGGAGAAGCAGACCGCTCATTTCGACGGTCGTTTCGACCGGCTCGAAGACGCTATATCCAGACCCGTGCTGCGACGTCCCTCGCGCATTCGGTTGGGCAGTCGTCCCATGAAGGTGTCCGGGTTCGTCGAAAGGCGGGAGCAGGAGGGACTGTTCGAGGCGGTCCTCTCCGGGGCGTCGGGGCGCACGGTGCTCACGGGCATGCGCGGCAGCGGTAAGTCGCAGCTGGCCACCGCCGTGGCGGCCCGCTGCGAGAAGGAAGACTGGCCCCTCGTGGCCTGGGTACCCGCGGGTTCGCGCGAGGCGGTCCTCTCCGGGATCGCCGAGCTGGGGCTGGAGCTCGGCGTGAGGGCCGAGGACGGTCCCTCCCGCGAGGTGATCACGCAGCGCTGCCTGACCGCGCTGGCCTCGGCGGAGGAGTCGAATCGTCTGATCGTCTTCGACGACGTCGAGAACCCCGATGACCTGGCCGGTTTCGTTCCCCGCGGGGAGGGTGTGCGGGTTCTGGTGACGACGACGAGGCTGGCGGACTGGGAGCACGACGGCTGGGCGCACATCCCCGTCGGGGTCTTCGAGCGCGAGCAGTCGATCGGCATTCTGCTCGACCGCACCGGCCGGCCCGACCGCGAGGCGGCGGACATCGGACATCGAGGCGGCGAATGCCGTCGCCGGGGCCCTGGGCGATCTTCCGGTCGCGGTCGCGCAGGCCGCGGCGACAGCGAGGCGCGACCGGTACACTCTGGCGGCCTACCTCGACATGCTCAAGCGGACCACGCTGGAGGCCGGCGTCCAGCGTCAGGCGGGGGATGA
- a CDS encoding tetratricopeptide repeat protein encodes MLKRTTLEAGVQRQAGDEYSEVVGVVLWLTLQSALERIEERSPHRGAVARVQLGVLSVLAASGVPARWLEALDGGSGDTRGALSELIDSSVCRLSEDGSRVMIHGLQGRVIREAWKDEPERWGRVEEEVAGLLEAVDVTAIPISDSASRRREALDLVEQLRATAGQDYSESLFSRPRTADALARALQYAAELGDPQAALSLSNAVDLLTKTLGPDHPRTLAARNNLANAYRSAGRLKEAITLYKEILADCLHVLGPDHPNTLASQVNLAGVYESAGRLDEAITLYNLTKVMRVLGPDHPDTLTSRNNLAGAYRSAGRLDEAIDLFERNLEDRERVLGPDHPDILASRDNLAEALRILGPDHPHTLTLRGNLAAAYQDADRLSEAVPLFEGASLSVVAIPAGLPPGVVGTGGGHRGSPVPQPDSQGVHPRCPVTSLPCPR; translated from the coding sequence ATGCTCAAGCGGACCACGCTGGAGGCCGGCGTCCAGCGTCAGGCGGGGGATGAGTATTCCGAGGTCGTGGGCGTCGTCCTGTGGCTGACCCTCCAGAGCGCGCTCGAGCGGATCGAGGAGCGGAGCCCCCACCGGGGGGCGGTCGCCCGCGTTCAGCTCGGGGTTCTCTCCGTGCTCGCGGCCTCGGGCGTCCCTGCTCGCTGGCTGGAGGCGCTGGACGGGGGATCCGGTGACACCCGTGGGGCGCTGAGCGAGCTCATTGACTCCTCGGTCTGCCGACTCTCGGAGGACGGCTCCAGGGTGATGATCCACGGGCTTCAGGGCCGCGTGATCCGGGAGGCGTGGAAGGACGAGCCCGAGCGCTGGGGGCGGGTCGAGGAGGAGGTCGCCGGGCTCCTGGAGGCGGTGGACGTCACCGCCATCCCGATTTCGGACAGTGCCAGTCGTCGTCGCGAGGCCCTCGATCTGGTGGAGCAGTTGCGCGCGACGGCCGGGCAGGACTACTCGGAGAGCCTGTTCTCCCGCCCCCGCACCGCGGATGCCCTCGCACGCGCCCTGCAGTACGCGGCGGAGCTCGGGGACCCGCAGGCCGCCCTGTCCCTGTCCAACGCCGTGGACCTCCTCACCAAGACCCTGGGACCCGACCACCCCCGCACCCTGGCCGCGCGCAACAACCTCGCCAACGCCTACCGATCCGCGGGAAGACTCAAGGAGGCCATCACCCTGTACAAGGAGATTCTGGCGGACTGTCTGCATGTATTGGGACCCGATCACCCCAATACCCTGGCCTCGCAGGTCAACCTCGCTGGCGTCTACGAGTCCGCGGGAAGACTCGACGAGGCCATCACCCTGTACAACCTAACCAAGGTCATGCGTGTCCTGGGCCCCGACCACCCCGACACTCTCACCTCGCGCAACAACCTCGCTGGCGCCTACCGGTCCGCGGGCAGACTCGATGAGGCCATCGACCTGTTCGAGCGGAACCTGGAAGACCGCGAGCGCGTCCTGGGCCCCGACCACCCCGACATCCTGGCCTCACGCGACAACCTGGCCGAGGCCCTGCGCATCCTGGGGCCCGACCACCCCCACACCCTGACCTTGCGGGGCAACCTCGCCGCCGCCTACCAGGATGCGGACAGGCTCAGTGAGGCCGTCCCCCTGTTCGAGGGTGCGTCTCTTAGTGTGGTGGCAATTCCCGCGGGGCTTCCGCCCGGGGTCGTCGGCACGGGCGGCGGGCATCGTGGGAGCCCTGTTCCTCAGCCAGATTCACAAGGAGTGCACCCACGATGCCCAGTCACCAGTCTGCCGTGTCCACGCTGA
- a CDS encoding tetratricopeptide repeat protein: protein MTLFEQILADRERVLGLDHPDILASRGNLAGVYLFAGRLDEAIDLLEKTLAEALRVLGSGHPDTSLFRNNLVTAYRAVGRDEDAAALLDPPSDHDDADIRTPS from the coding sequence TTGACCCTGTTCGAGCAGATTCTGGCCGACCGCGAGCGGGTGCTGGGCCTCGACCACCCCGACATCCTGGCCTCGCGGGGCAACCTCGCCGGCGTCTACCTGTTCGCGGGCAGACTCGACGAGGCCATCGACCTGCTCGAGAAGACCCTGGCCGAGGCCCTGCGCGTCCTGGGGTCTGGTCACCCCGACACCAGCCTCTTCAGAAATAACCTTGTAACCGCTTATCGCGCCGTCGGACGCGATGAGGACGCCGCGGCCCTGCTCGATCCGCCGTCGGATCACGACGACGCGGACATCCGAACCCCGAGCTGA